TTTTCAGGTGACCGGAACCTCCCTATCGTCAGATGCGGGCTGAATACTCTATTCTCAGGCTTGAATCCGATTTCAGCCATGCTGCTCTCAATCTCTTTCTGAAGATCAATGATATTATTACTTCCGATTAGTCCGGCCCACAATACCTTTGGCGACATCGTGCCGGGAAATACGCCAAGTCCGGTCATCTCCAGGTTGAAAACTTTAAAGCCTTTGCATACGCCGCTGAGATTCTCTGATATCTTTTTTATATGATCTTCTGCTGTGTCGCCGAGGAACTTAAGCGTAAGATGGATATTTTCCGGCCTTACCCATCTTATGTCAGCTCCGTATTTTTGAAGTTCCCTCTGGGTTTCCGCCAGTGATTCCTTTATCTCTTCAGGCAGCTCTATGGCGATAAAACATCTCAGCATGCCATATAGAATAACATATCAAAGAGGTATGGTAAATTTAATAAATTAACCTGAAGAGCTGCAGGCAGATATTGGAATATACGGCAGCTAGAACATCATCGAACATGACTCCAAAGCCCCCCTTAAGCGCCCTTTCAACCTGCCTTACAGGAGGCGGCTTGACCACATCAAAGAGCCTGAAGACAAAGAATCCCGCTATAAGCCAAGGCAGCGTCTTTGGAAGAAAGAGCATTGTTATCAGGTAGCCGCAGACCTCGTCAATTACAATATGGCCGCTGTCTGTCTTGCCGAGCAGCTTTTCAGACTTGCCTGCCGCATAGACGCCGAGGATGAAGAGGGGGATGAATATTGCGATGAGGATATAGTCTCCAAAAAGAGATGTCATGTCCAGCATGTAGGCAAGCAGATATACAAAGAGGGCGGCAACGCCTGTGCCCCATG
The genomic region above belongs to Thermodesulfovibrionia bacterium and contains:
- a CDS encoding phosphatidylglycerophosphatase A — translated: MKKIPQHIATLGFVGFMPIAPGTWGTGVAALFVYLLAYMLDMTSLFGDYILIAIFIPLFILGVYAAGKSEKLLGKTDSGHIVIDEVCGYLITMLFLPKTLPWLIAGFFVFRLFDVVKPPPVRQVERALKGGFGVMFDDVLAAVYSNICLQLFRLIY
- the thpR gene encoding RNA 2',3'-cyclic phosphodiesterase; this translates as MLRCFIAIELPEEIKESLAETQRELQKYGADIRWVRPENIHLTLKFLGDTAEDHIKKISENLSGVCKGFKVFNLEMTGLGVFPGTMSPKVLWAGLIGSNNIIDLQKEIESSMAEIGFKPENRVFSPHLTIGRFRSPENKDALLEAVTSEKVKNQGIFEVKTAVLIKSSLTNSGSVYTKISEALLTNP